The Rosa rugosa chromosome 1, drRosRugo1.1, whole genome shotgun sequence genomic sequence TTGGACCTGGACAAAACCAACAAAACAGCAACAGAGATTCACCAACAGTGTACAAGTAAAAGTAGCCATATATGTAGCAGAAATTAGTAGAGCGAGCAATTAAAGGGGTTTTGGCTTACCGAAATAGAAGCACGCTCCAGGATCAAGACTAGTTCTTCAGGGGTAAGGAAACTGGACCATTGATGTGTACCTTTAGGAAGCTGCAAAAGAATCAATTCAGATCAAGTCAAAATGTCATCCACAAGTGAAAAACCTATGACTGGAGGATAACACACGTGTGCACAGAAGAGTCCATCTTTCATATAAAACATCTCTATAGCTTCAGTACATGTTTTACTTACAATTAACCAAGCTATAAACTTAAAAGTGGATACTGTTTCATTGACAACATATTTTGAAGTCCTTTTTCTCATATGTCGGAAAGACCCAATGAAATAGGAAATATTTTTGAATGACTATGCAAAAGGGTCAATAGAACAAAACAGAATGGGCTTTCTTGATACATTGATTGCTCTCTTGGAAACTCAATACTTGCATGGATGAATCATAGACTATAGATGTTATTGAGAAGGAGAATATTCTAAATGTGAAGATCACCAACTAATAAAGCAACATATCACTTATTTTATGGGAATCTCTAAGATAACCAAGTACACAAGTATCTATGATAGCAATGTAATGAGATTGTAATACCTTAACGTAAGAAAAAGATGATCagaaaattcacaaacaatcaaGGACTACATTTAAGACTAGAACACAACATGAAGCATGACCAATTTAAAGGAAAGCAATAGATGCTGTATGGTTAATCAACTTCAGCAGACGTGAAGGAATAAATAGATACCCAGTGGAGGAGATACTCGGCAGCAATAATTGCAGTAGCATATGCTCTCATAGAACGGTTAATAGTTGAAATCACAGTAGCTCCATCAGGAACAGTTAAGGCAGACAGAGATTTGCAGAACTCAGCAGGATTCGCCACGTGCTCAATTACCTAGAGTAATAATCAATTTACACCCAAATTGGATTTTATGGATATAAATCCAAGATAATCTGAATACAATAAGAAAAACATAATTGTGCGTACATGCAAGAACATACCTCTAGAGCAAACACAGCATCAAAACTCCTCTGCTCCTCCACTAATTTTTCTGTGCATGATTGAAAAACACAAGCCTTGAgtttaagaaaataaaaggtACTGGAACTAAAGAATACTTACTAAATGGTAGCAACCATAAATACAATTACTAAATCAGGTTAAGTATAAATTTGAATATCAAAAGCGTTTGAACTTTTaccaccaaaaaataaaaattgatacCAAATAGGAGGCCACAAAGAATCACAATAGCAGTTATATCATAGGGACATGTCAAACAGAAAACATATATTATGTGGTTATCACTTATCAGTTGGATCAGTTGGGTATTACTCATTACTTTACCAGATTTGACTATATTATAGGTAACAACTTAGGCACATCAAAATGAGGCACTAATTATGATCGTTAATGGGGGATAGGCATGCATTCCAAAATTATGCAAGAGATTAAATACAATTCTATGCACTATAGAATTGACATAACCAGAAACTTAGCTAAACAAACTATGAACTAGAATAGGACGTACCAGCTGTTGTGCAATGATATTCAATGCTTGAGGTCACTGGATCCAAGTCCTGTGTGAATGATTAATGTTTAGAAATATCCTAATGTATACAAAAAGTCACTTGAACACCAGAATTCCTCAAACCATAAAATTGAGAGTAACGGTTCAAGAGAATGGCCATACAGCATGAAGGCGAGCTATCCTGATATTTTTCTCAACAGCATCAACTCCAGTCACAGAAGCTCCCATCCGTGCTAAAGGCTGAAGAAGATTAAAGATTAACATCACCCCTTGACCAAATACAGTTTTCCTGTACACTATCAGTTCAATTACACAATAACCATAAATAAAGAAACTGATCCAAGCTAGTTTAGATATTCAACCAAAAGAATGACACATAATGGACGAACAAAACACAAGTAGATTAATTGGAATGAAACATAGTGGTTCATATGCCGTAAAGAGAAATAATGCATCTAGGCAGAGAAACCTTAGATAAAGTTACATGCCTAAAAGGACAATAGTAATGCTGCCAATATCATGGACGACAATTTATCTACCACAGACAAGTTCAGCCAGACGACACCATTTGATCCCCATTGCCAAAATGCCCAAATGACTAATTTGAAACTATGGCTGTGCGTTAAAGCGGAAAAGAAAGATGATGCATAATATACCTCAGACAGAATTCCACCACCACAGCCAACATCAATAAACTTGAGCCCTTCAAATGGCCTAGCAGATAATGGATCCCTCCTGATATCAGAAACACATACGAAAATAAGAAACACGAAAGCATCACATTCCTATTAACTCCTGATGAATGTTCGAAAGTAAGGTTCTTTATTATTACCAATTCTACTGATTTTTTATATTCACTAAACTTATAACTACAGCAGAAAAGAGAGTAACTCTACCTGAAATGACGACACAGCGTGGAGCGAATGAAGGCGAGTCTTGTAGGATTCATCGCATGCAAAGGTTTGAACGGTCCTTCAGAATCCCAccttttccataaaaaaaatctaatttcGTTAGTGAACTTGTTTCTTCTTGATCACAAAACCAGAGCTAAATGCACAAATTGAAATCTTGAAAGGAAAATTTCTCTCACCAGGTTCCGGCAATGGCGGCGAACTTAGCGAGTTCTGCTTGGTTCAGAGACGACGGCGAGGGAGACAGAGGGTTTTGAGGCGGTGGAATCGACGGAGGCTCTCCGGAGGGAGGAGGCAGCGGAGGCGCATCGGAGAAGAGCCGAGCGGCATTATGGAAGTTGAGAAATCGAGCGCGGTGGAGGGTCGTAGAGGCGGTGGCGGTGTACGGTGGTGGTCGGAGTTGCTTCAGGAGCTTCCAAGTCATGGCCATATGGTGAATGCTTGTTGTGAGTTGTGACAGCAAGCAAAGAgcgaagagagggagagggttTTACCAATGGATTGGGTTTGGGCTTCACAAAGGGATTGGACCTCAATATAGCACTCGGCCCACaatatttttgattttctttctttaatcaaaATGAATAAGTAAAAAGTCGAACTCAAAAATACAAAGCTCATCTTCGACAATCTTACTACTACACTACGTCACTACATGGCAATTGATCACCTAAACCGAAGGCCTAATTACTTAAAGAGATTCAGACAACAATCGACAAAGGTTGGGTGTCCACTGTCCAACACCAAGCTTACTAGGTAAGCTGAAAAATATTTCTTCAATTCACGTCCGAAATTGGTGTGAGAGATGTTAGAATTTTGGTACGGTGCTGATAGTAAAGTTAATCTAACTAGAGACATCGTTTAGATGAAGCTAGAGCTACTTCATATATATAAGGTTAATTTAGTTTTCATTATCGGTGAAGCTACTCTTATTCTGAAAAGTTAATCTAACTGATAATGATAAGTTTATggttatggttttttttttttttttttttgaatcggcCCGAGAGACAATTCATCACAAGCCataataggccgttacatacccttctgctgccatttaaggacataggcagacaagaagatagtggtggtacccacagtggtacataggaatagacctactcattttACAATCAAATTAGTAGAGATAGCGGGggtcctcctttggtactactccagagatgctagaggtacatagagtgcacatAACGTGCATTAGCTTCCtaaaaggaaattattgtaaaagACAATACTAAAACATAAATAATGGACTAGGGCCAAAAAACCCTAACCCAAAACTAAAAACCCAAATAGGGCAGCCGGCAAAGGAGATCCACGCAGGGCCCAACAAACTGATCCGGCCCAGTCCACCTGTCCATCCCATCCCCGCCGTACGACACAGTTAGGCAGATCTCCGTCCACCGTCTGCCGCCACGACCCGAGTCGCCTCGATCCGCACCGCCACAATCTCTCACCGTGCACGACCCAAACCACCACGGCCTCGCCACCACGACCGACGCTAGCACGGAGAAAATCAAGATCACAGATCTTAGCACCACACACCACCGACGAGAAAAACCTGTGGCGTCGTCGATCCAAAAACCCGCCTCAAGGATCGATCTCCCTCCCTGGTTGCACGACCACCACCTCCCTCTAGCCCAGTCGATACCAGCCGCCAAGCCCAGCTCTGCATCCCTTCGACAGAGACCCACATGCAATAgaatacccgtccggcagcataTCCCAAGACGTCAGCACAGCCCGGAGGCCAGCCCAGACGCTCGGGTGCCACCGGACGAGCACGAACTCGCAGTCAGAAAAAGCCGACCTTTAGGGTTTAGAGAGAAGTCGAGAGGTTTAGAGAGAGTGCCCTTCCAACATGATT encodes the following:
- the LOC133742829 gene encoding ubiquinone biosynthesis O-methyltransferase, mitochondrial-like; translation: MAMTWKLLKQLRPPPYTATASTTLHRARFLNFHNAARLFSDAPPLPPPSGEPPSIPPPQNPLSPSPSSLNQAELAKFAAIAGTWWDSEGPFKPLHAMNPTRLAFIRSTLCRHFRRDPLSARPFEGLKFIDVGCGGGILSEPLARMGASVTGVDAVEKNIRIARLHADLDPVTSSIEYHCTTAEKLVEEQRSFDAVFALEVIEHVANPAEFCKSLSALTVPDGATVISTINRSMRAYATAIIAAEYLLHWLPKGTHQWSSFLTPEELVLILERASISVQEMAGFAYNPLTGRWSISDDVSVNFIAYGTKTETATL